The genomic stretch TGCCCCGTCGGTGCCATCGATCCGGAGGATAGTGCCCTGATCGACACGGCAGCGTGCATCACCTGCTGTGCGTGCACCAAAAACTGCCCGCAACATGCCAGATCGATGAAACCCGGGCCGGTCAAAGACGCATCGATGCGCCTTCATACGCTGTATAGCGAGCGAAAGGAGCCAGAATACTTCCTGTAACGGGTAGACTCATGCCGGCAATCGGGAGATATTTCAGGGATACAGACTGAGGATATATGTATGGAGCACCGTTCGTTCTACGCAGTCCGCCCCCTCCTCCCCGTCTACCCGGAGCCGGAGGAGACACCGCCTGCACGGAAGCGCTGGATCCTGGTCAGGGAGAGTTCCGTGCTCTTCGCGAGCAAACCGGCACCCGGCACCGTCCTCATGCCGGACCCGCTCCCCGCCGGTCTCGCGTGCGGTGCGCCGGCGTACCTCGGCACCTGTGACGACGTCGTCTACTACGCTGCCGAGGTCGCTGCCGGTGCCGCGCCGCCGGCCGGCTGGCAGCCGTCGCCGGTCAGGGAACTCTTCGGAAAGGTTCCGGAAGACGACATGGCCGTTGCCTCCTATGCCGTGCGGATCCTCGACTTCGAGCGGTCGACCGCCTTCTGCGGCAGGTGCGGTGCAACAACCCGCCCGCTCACGACCGAGCGGGCACGGGTCTGCACGGCCTGCAACCGCATCATCTACCCCCGGATCTCCCCCGCCGTCATCGTGCTGATCAAGAAGGGGGAGGAGGTTCTGCTCGCCCGTTCCCCCCGCTTCCCGCAGGGAATCTTCTCGGTCATCGCCGGCTTCAACGAGCCCGGTGAGAACCTCGAACAGACCGTCCACCGCGAGGTCGGTGAAGAGGTCGGCATTGCGGTGCGAAACCTCCGGTACTTCGGGAGCGAGCCCTGGCCGTTTCCCGACTCGCTCATGATCGGCTTCGTCGCGGAGCATGCCGGAGGGGAGATCCGGGTCGACAACCAGGAGATCGAAGCCGCCGGCTGGTTTACCCGCGACACCCTGCCCGCTGTCCCAACAGGAGCGAGCATCTCGCGGGCGCTGATCGAGGCCTGGATCCGGCGGGAGATTTAACGAAAGGGGCCGGCGGATCTCGTCGAGAGGGGAGAAGAGATCGGGACTGGATATGCATGGAGAAAAAGAGACTGGGTGATGGATGATGACGAAGGTGATTGCGATCAACGGCAGCCCCCGGAGAAAGGGGAATACCTCCATTCTGATGGGGCACATCCTGGAAGAGCTCGAAGACGCCGGTATCGCCACCGAAGAGGTGAGCCTGAGCGGAGGCGTGGCACGGGGGTGTACCGCCTGCATGAGATGCCGGGAGAGCCGGGACGGGCATTGCGTCTTTGACGATGATATCGTCAACACCTGCATCGATAAAATGGCCGATGCGGACGGGATCATTCTTGGTTCGCCGGTGTACTTTCTGGACGTCACGGCCGAGATGAAAGGATTGATCGACCGGGCGGGGCTTGTCGCAATGGTCAATAACGACCTCTTCCAGCGCAAGGTCGGCGTTGCAGTGACCGTCATGCGCCGGGCCGGAGCCACCGCCGCCCTGAACACGATGATCAACTTCATGGTGTATTCCGGCATGGTCGTCCCGGGAAAGCCCGTTATCGGCATCGGGAGAGAGATCGGTGCGATCCTGGGGGATGAAGAGGGAATCAGGCGTGCCCATGATGCCGGGAAGAACATGGTGTGGCTGCTTGAGGCGCTCTCGACCGCGCGTGCATCGTGAGAGGGAAGACCGGACAGCAACGGGAGATTAGATATGGGAATAGCCGAGAGAAGACAACGAGAGAAGAAACAGCGAAAGACCGAGATCGCCGACGCAGCCGAGCGTCTCTTCTTCTCCCGGGGTTATGAAGACGTCTCGATGGACGACATCGCCCGGGAGGTCGAACTGAACAAGGCCACCATCTATCTCTATTTTAAGAATAAGGAGGCGCTCTTTGCCACCATCGTTCTGCGTGGCATTGAGATCCTCAAGGAGAAGTACCTGGAGTGCATGGAAAAAGATGTTCCCGGGATCGTCAAGGTGACCCTGATGGGGCGGGCTTACTACCGGTTCTCGCAGGAGTACCCGGAATACCTCCGACTGATCCACTTCTACGGCTCCGAACGGTTTTCCCGGGAGAACCCGTACACCGCAGAGATTGGAAAGGGATACGGCACCTGCCGCAGGATGCTTGCGGACGCGGTCCGGGAGGGGATCGACGACGGCACCATCCGGGGCGATCTCGATCCCTTCCTGACCTCGATGTACCTTATGACATCCTTCATGGGCATCCTCTCCATGGAACACAGATGGAAGCTGGCGATCGAGGCAGAGGGGTTCAGTTACGACCGGTTCGCCGACGAGTTCTTCCGGTTCATCATGCCGGCGATCTCTTCCGGCGGGGGATCTCAGGATATCGACGATCTCGCGAAACCTGAAGAGAGGAAGAGATCGTAGCGCTGGGAAGATAACGCGTCCCCGCCGTCGGGTTTCAAGAAATTTCCCGGCGCACCCCCCCGCCCCAGTAATTCACTCGTTTCGGCGCCCGACACCGAGCAATGCGGCCTCGTACAATACGGCAACGAGGAGTTGGCAGCACTCGAAGACCGGACTTCGCACCTTGCGGTGCTCGAGCTCTGTTCCTGACGGAACATCGCACTTCGCACCTGATGGTGCTCACGCTCCTGCCTTTCGGCCAGTCGCACTTCGCGGCTTCGCGATCTTCGCGTGAGACCGTATTGGTATCTTCGCTCATCAACTCACGCGAAGGCGCGAAGAACGCGAAGGACGATGGATGGAACATCCGGAGTTTGAGCAACCGTTAGGTTGCGAAGGGAAGTCGATGGTTTGACCCCTTGAAAACTATCTCAGCCATTTTAGCGAAGTACTGTGCCCCGAACCGCGGGGTTGATGACGACATCTGGCCAATTACATCCCATGCAGCACGAAACGGTCAGACTGACCGGAAAAGACGCCGACGGGTACGTCATACCCCTCGGCCCGGTGAACCTCGTGGCGGTGGTGACGGATGCGGGGATGGTCGGTTGCGGTGCGTTCGACGTCGACGCGCTTGAAAGGTTCGGCTACCCCGCGGCGCGTGTCAAACCCGCAGGAGGCGCATCCTCGATCGAGACCGTCGAGGATCTCCTCCGCGGCGAGATCAAGGGGGCGAACAGGCATGCAGAGGAGCGCGGCGTCGCCGTCGGCATGACCGGGCGCGAGGCGCTCGACCGGCTTTAGAACGCCCGGTCAGTCTCCCCGCTTTTTTTTCAATACATCTTTCTGCTTTCCGCCCATCCTCTCCCCGCTCCGCTCAACCCATAGTATCAAATACAGGATGCGCAACAAAGGCTGCTCATGAGACGGGGGCCTATCTCCACCGGGACGGCGACGATCTTCGCCGTCGTCATCGCCGCAGTGATGATGACCGCCGTAGCCGCTGTTCTTCTCCCGCCCGGCGAGACGGCGGGGATCACGGTCCCGGGGCGCTCCTCCGCCTCCCCGGTGGAGGCCGTCGCCGGTTATAACGGGACATCGGTGATATGGATTGCTGCGGACGCCGTCAACCTCACGGAGTGCCGGGTCTACCTCACCGACCCGGAAGGAGTGCTCCATAACGTGGATGCCGCAGTCCTCAGAAACACAACCCCCGCTGACGGCCGGGCCGCATACATCTTCTACCTCCCCGTCGACGGCCGCTCCGGCTACTGGATCACCGACGAGCCCGACCTCGTCTTTACGACGGCCCACCACCCCGGCGTCCGGCCGTTCTCACCCGGCGGCGACTGGCGGGTCGTCGTCTACGATCGGTTGCTCAGGAAAAACAGGGTTGACCGGGTCGTCCCGATCAGCGGACCTTCGTCCCCGGCCTGACCGGGCGGAGAGGAACCAGGAGGGAGGCCTCGTCGCCGGCGGCGAGGATCATCCCCCGGCTCTCGACGCCGAAGATCTTCGCCGGGGCGAGGTTCGCGATCAGCGCGACGTCCTTGCCCACCAGTTCGTCGGGGGCGTAGAACTGTGCGATCCCGCTGACCACCTGCCGCTTCTCGCTGCCGAGGTCGACGACGAGTTTGTAGAGCTTCTTCGAGCCCTTGATCGGCTCGGCCGAGACGACCTTCGCGATCCGGATGTCAAGGGTTGCGAACTCATCGATCGAGACGGTCGGCATCTTCGGTGCAGCCGCCTCCTTCGCCCTCTCCACCCGCAGATTAAGGGTCGCCTCAAGGGCGGCGACCTGATCCTTCTCGACCTTCGTAAAGAGCGTGGTGGGTTTTTCAAGCGCCCGTGCCCTCACCGGCTCCGTGGCCTCGGCAATCGGGTGATCCGCAATATCGTCTTCGTAGCCGAGCATCGTCCAGGCCCGCTGCATCGACTCGGGCATGAGCGGCTCGAAGACGAGGGCGAGCGCTTTCACGATCTGGAGACAGTCGGCGATCACCTGCTGTGCCGCCGCCCGGTCCTCCTTGATCAGTTTCCAGGGGGCGTTGTTCTGGATGTAGCCGTTCCCGTACGACGCGAGCGCCATCATCGCATCGACGGCGTTCTTGAAGTCGTAGTCCCGCATCAGACCGTCGACAGCGGCGAGCGACCGCTCGATCTCCTCGACGACCTCCGGCCGCGGAGCGAGATCGGGCACGCCGGCAAACTCCTTCTCGGCGAAGTACATCGTCCGGTAGATGAAGTTCCCGAGCGTCCCGACGATCTCGTTGTTCACCCGCTCGGCGTAGACCTTCCAGGAGAAGTCGAGCTCCTTCGTGTGGTTTGTGTAGGAGAGGAGGTAGTAGCGGAGGTAGTCCGCCGGAAGGCCCTGGTCGAGGTAGTCGTCGTTCGTCCAGACGACGTAGCCGCGGGACTTCGAGAACTTCCGCCCCTCGATCGTGACCATGCCGCTCGCGACCACCGCGTGCGGGAGGCCGTAGCCCGCCCCTTTGAGGAGCGCCGGCCAGAAGATGCAGTGGTGGTAGATGATGTCCCCGCCGATGAAGTGCGCAACACGGGTCTCGTCGCCGCACCAGTAGTCCTTCCAGTCGGCACCGGCAGCCTCTGCCCACTCCTTCGTGAACGATATGTAGCCGATCGGCGCGTCGACCCAGACGTAGACGACGAGGTCGTCACGGCCCGGGAACTTGACGCCCCAGTCGAGCGTCCGGGTGATGCACCAGTCGTGCAGGAGTTCCTTCACCCACCCGAGCGCGTAGTTCCGGGCGGTGGACGTGCCTTTGAGGTTCGGGAGATACTCGAGGAGGAACTCCCGGAACGCCGAGAGCCTGAAGAAGTAATGCTCCTGCTCGCGGTACTCCGCCTTCCCGCCGCAGACCTTGCAGACCGCGTCCTTGATCTCGCCGGGCTCCAGGTGCTGCCCGCACCCCTGGTCGCACTCGTCGCCCCGGGCGACCGCTCCGCAATGCGGGCAGATCCCCTCCACGTAGCGGTCGGGGAGGAAGCGCTCGCACTCCGGGCAGTAACTCTGGCTGACGGTCTCTGCGTAGACGTAGCCGTTTTCGATGAGCCGTTCGACGATCGAGCGGGTGGTCTCCTGGTTCGTGGCATCGTCGGTCATCCCGAACCGGTCGAAGACGACCTCCATCCGGCGGAACGTCTCGTAGAAGTGCTCGTGATACCGCTCCGAGAGGGCGCGGGGGGTCGAGCCCTCCTGCTCGGCGCTGATCACGATCGGCGTTCCGTGGTTGTCGGAACCGCATATAAAGACGACCTCCTCCCCGGACCGGCGCATATACCGGACGTAAAAATCCGCCGGCACGTAGGTCCGCAGGTGCCCGATATGGCAGGGACCGTTCGTGTACGGGAGCCCGCACGTTACCAGCAACGGCTTACCACTCATCCTTATCTACTCTGGTTGCGATGCTAATAAAGATACCAGCGCATGGCACGACAGATTAGAATCCCGGTGAGGTCGTTCGGTTCCGAGGTCGGAACACCCGCGGTTCCGGAACTCGCGGAGTGGCTGAAGGGGAAGAGAGGGGTGG from Methanoculleus chikugoensis encodes the following:
- the nudC gene encoding NAD(+) diphosphatase, whose product is MEHRSFYAVRPLLPVYPEPEETPPARKRWILVRESSVLFASKPAPGTVLMPDPLPAGLACGAPAYLGTCDDVVYYAAEVAAGAAPPAGWQPSPVRELFGKVPEDDMAVASYAVRILDFERSTAFCGRCGATTRPLTTERARVCTACNRIIYPRISPAVIVLIKKGEEVLLARSPRFPQGIFSVIAGFNEPGENLEQTVHREVGEEVGIAVRNLRYFGSEPWPFPDSLMIGFVAEHAGGEIRVDNQEIEAAGWFTRDTLPAVPTGASISRALIEAWIRREI
- a CDS encoding flavodoxin family protein, whose protein sequence is MMTKVIAINGSPRRKGNTSILMGHILEELEDAGIATEEVSLSGGVARGCTACMRCRESRDGHCVFDDDIVNTCIDKMADADGIILGSPVYFLDVTAEMKGLIDRAGLVAMVNNDLFQRKVGVAVTVMRRAGATAALNTMINFMVYSGMVVPGKPVIGIGREIGAILGDEEGIRRAHDAGKNMVWLLEALSTARAS
- a CDS encoding TetR/AcrR family transcriptional regulator, producing the protein MGIAERRQREKKQRKTEIADAAERLFFSRGYEDVSMDDIAREVELNKATIYLYFKNKEALFATIVLRGIEILKEKYLECMEKDVPGIVKVTLMGRAYYRFSQEYPEYLRLIHFYGSERFSRENPYTAEIGKGYGTCRRMLADAVREGIDDGTIRGDLDPFLTSMYLMTSFMGILSMEHRWKLAIEAEGFSYDRFADEFFRFIMPAISSGGGSQDIDDLAKPEERKRS
- a CDS encoding YunC family protein codes for the protein MQHETVRLTGKDADGYVIPLGPVNLVAVVTDAGMVGCGAFDVDALERFGYPAARVKPAGGASSIETVEDLLRGEIKGANRHAEERGVAVGMTGREALDRL
- the metG gene encoding methionine--tRNA ligase codes for the protein MSGKPLLVTCGLPYTNGPCHIGHLRTYVPADFYVRYMRRSGEEVVFICGSDNHGTPIVISAEQEGSTPRALSERYHEHFYETFRRMEVVFDRFGMTDDATNQETTRSIVERLIENGYVYAETVSQSYCPECERFLPDRYVEGICPHCGAVARGDECDQGCGQHLEPGEIKDAVCKVCGGKAEYREQEHYFFRLSAFREFLLEYLPNLKGTSTARNYALGWVKELLHDWCITRTLDWGVKFPGRDDLVVYVWVDAPIGYISFTKEWAEAAGADWKDYWCGDETRVAHFIGGDIIYHHCIFWPALLKGAGYGLPHAVVASGMVTIEGRKFSKSRGYVVWTNDDYLDQGLPADYLRYYLLSYTNHTKELDFSWKVYAERVNNEIVGTLGNFIYRTMYFAEKEFAGVPDLAPRPEVVEEIERSLAAVDGLMRDYDFKNAVDAMMALASYGNGYIQNNAPWKLIKEDRAAAQQVIADCLQIVKALALVFEPLMPESMQRAWTMLGYEDDIADHPIAEATEPVRARALEKPTTLFTKVEKDQVAALEATLNLRVERAKEAAAPKMPTVSIDEFATLDIRIAKVVSAEPIKGSKKLYKLVVDLGSEKRQVVSGIAQFYAPDELVGKDVALIANLAPAKIFGVESRGMILAAGDEASLLVPLRPVRPGTKVR